The uncultured Desulfuromonas sp. genome has a segment encoding these proteins:
- a CDS encoding efflux RND transporter periplasmic adaptor subunit, translating to MKKILLVPLILVLGAAIGFVVVNGRDNVPKDRVPVSGMIETTEVDLSFKISGRIAALHVDEGDDVKQGQELAALEDSDEKLAVAVAEAQRDYQQAVLNEVLAGSRTQQIREAQAAMNEARAAEQASQAELDQAKLDEQRFSELFAEGGTSRRTLELYQTALKTAQQHVNQAQAALGQARERLSLAVEGSRNEAIIAAQAQVKVAEQTAAQARQQLSYTQLKAPLNGTILTRPVEEGEYVQPGSVVFTAAVLDEVWARVYVSETDLGRIRLGQKAVIHSDSWPQRDFNGVVTYISDEAEFTPKSVQTYQERINFMYRVKITLDNPKHELKPGMPVEGQILLESP from the coding sequence ATGAAAAAAATACTTCTGGTGCCGTTGATTCTGGTCCTTGGCGCGGCGATCGGTTTTGTCGTGGTCAATGGTCGCGACAACGTGCCCAAGGATCGCGTGCCGGTCTCCGGCATGATCGAAACCACTGAGGTTGATCTGTCCTTCAAAATTTCCGGTCGCATTGCCGCGCTTCATGTCGATGAAGGGGATGATGTTAAACAGGGCCAGGAGCTTGCCGCCCTGGAGGATAGCGATGAAAAACTGGCGGTTGCCGTGGCTGAGGCGCAACGTGATTATCAACAGGCCGTGCTCAATGAAGTGTTGGCCGGTAGCCGTACCCAACAGATTCGTGAGGCCCAGGCGGCCATGAACGAAGCGCGGGCCGCCGAGCAAGCCAGTCAGGCCGAGCTGGATCAGGCCAAACTCGATGAGCAACGCTTCTCCGAGCTGTTTGCAGAAGGCGGCACCAGCCGACGCACACTTGAACTGTATCAGACCGCTTTGAAAACCGCGCAGCAACATGTCAACCAGGCGCAAGCCGCGCTTGGTCAAGCCAGGGAACGTTTGAGTCTGGCGGTTGAGGGTTCCCGCAATGAAGCCATTATTGCGGCTCAGGCCCAGGTTAAAGTGGCGGAGCAGACTGCGGCACAGGCGCGCCAACAATTGTCGTATACCCAGCTCAAGGCACCACTCAACGGTACGATTTTGACCCGCCCGGTCGAAGAGGGCGAGTATGTGCAACCGGGCAGCGTTGTTTTCACCGCGGCGGTGTTGGATGAGGTGTGGGCACGCGTCTATGTCAGTGAAACGGATCTCGGCCGAATTCGTCTCGGCCAGAAGGCCGTGATCCACAGCGACAGCTGGCCGCAGCGTGATTTCAACGGCGTGGTGACCTACATTTCCGATGAGGCGGAATTTACCCCGAAGTCGGTGCAGACCTATCAGGAGCGGATCAATTTCATGTACCGCGTCAAAATCACCCTGGACAACCCCAAACACGAATTGAAGCCGGGCATGCCCGTTGAAGGGCAGATTCTTCTGGAGTCGCCATGA
- a CDS encoding ATP-binding cassette domain-containing protein, which translates to MSEHWAVEARGLKKTFGALAAVQTLDLKVGHGTIYGLIGPDGAGKTTTLRMLSGLLRPDGGEAFVAGFSSTSQQEHVKDRMAYMSQRFALYPDLTVDENIRFYADLYGMRAAERHERTELLLDFSTMRPFRRRRAGQLSGGMKQKLQLICALIHKPEVLLLDEPTNGVDPVSRRDFWRILYDLVGEGMTIIVSTAYLDEAERCEQVGLLHQGCLIREGTPAQVVEKSGLHIVSVYCARCIESARVLKQHLDSNQIHLYGDRVRVCCDDPQAMTAQIRHWLPDARDIRQERAQLEDIFMTLQPVDSEKDALLSQVAQGIDTPQGSAVITEDLTRTFGSFTAVNKISLEVPYGEIFGFLGPNGAGKSTTIRMLCGLLTPSSGRGRVAGFDVQHQGERIKTRIGYMSQKFSLYEDLRVVENIDFYGGIYGLSGKHLTKRRDWALQLSGLAERRSEPTADLAGGWRQRLALACAILHAPSIVFLDEPTSGADPASRRLFWEIINELADHGVTVFVSTHYMEEAEYCDRLALIYRGTMIASGSAAALKKQHHDGLLFQVAVERPQQWLDAVTDLDQVTDVALFGAGLHVTVREAREGQQQLEALFRRRQVAAQVAVTEPSMEDVFIRLIEQARDDD; encoded by the coding sequence ATGAGCGAGCACTGGGCGGTTGAAGCCCGTGGCCTGAAAAAAACATTCGGTGCGCTTGCCGCCGTGCAAACGCTTGACCTGAAGGTGGGGCACGGCACCATTTACGGATTGATCGGTCCGGACGGTGCCGGCAAGACCACGACATTGCGCATGCTCAGCGGGTTGTTGCGTCCGGACGGCGGGGAAGCCTTTGTCGCCGGATTCTCATCGACGTCCCAGCAGGAGCATGTCAAGGATCGCATGGCGTATATGAGTCAGCGTTTTGCCCTTTATCCCGATCTGACCGTCGACGAAAATATCCGCTTCTATGCCGATCTTTACGGCATGCGTGCCGCCGAACGCCACGAGCGCACCGAGCTGCTGCTCGATTTCAGCACCATGCGCCCGTTTCGTCGGCGTCGTGCCGGACAACTGTCCGGCGGGATGAAGCAGAAACTGCAACTCATTTGTGCCCTGATTCACAAGCCTGAAGTGCTGTTGCTCGATGAACCGACCAACGGTGTCGACCCGGTCAGTCGCCGCGATTTCTGGCGGATTCTCTATGACCTGGTCGGTGAGGGGATGACCATTATCGTCAGCACCGCCTACCTTGATGAGGCGGAGCGCTGTGAACAGGTCGGCTTACTGCACCAGGGCTGCCTGATCCGTGAGGGAACTCCGGCTCAGGTGGTGGAAAAAAGCGGTCTGCATATCGTGTCGGTGTATTGCGCCCGTTGTATCGAGTCGGCACGTGTTCTCAAACAACATCTGGATTCCAATCAGATTCACCTCTATGGCGATCGGGTTCGCGTCTGTTGCGATGATCCGCAGGCCATGACGGCACAGATCCGCCACTGGTTGCCTGATGCACGGGATATCCGTCAGGAGCGGGCTCAGCTGGAAGATATTTTCATGACCCTGCAACCGGTGGACAGCGAAAAAGACGCCTTGCTCAGCCAGGTGGCCCAGGGCATCGACACCCCGCAGGGCAGCGCCGTGATCACCGAGGATCTGACACGGACTTTCGGCAGTTTTACCGCGGTCAATAAGATCAGCCTCGAGGTTCCCTACGGCGAGATTTTTGGTTTTCTCGGTCCCAATGGTGCCGGGAAAAGCACCACCATCCGTATGTTGTGCGGCTTGTTGACGCCCAGTTCCGGACGCGGCCGGGTGGCCGGTTTTGATGTCCAACATCAGGGCGAACGGATTAAAACCCGCATCGGTTATATGAGTCAGAAGTTCTCGCTCTATGAGGATCTGCGCGTGGTGGAGAATATCGATTTCTACGGCGGCATTTATGGGTTGTCCGGCAAGCATCTGACCAAACGACGCGACTGGGCCCTGCAGTTGTCCGGTCTTGCTGAGCGGCGTTCCGAGCCGACGGCGGATCTGGCCGGTGGCTGGCGGCAACGCTTGGCGTTGGCCTGCGCCATCCTCCATGCGCCGTCCATCGTGTTTCTCGACGAACCGACCAGCGGCGCGGACCCGGCCAGCCGTCGCCTGTTCTGGGAGATCATCAACGAACTGGCCGATCACGGCGTGACCGTGTTTGTCAGTACCCATTATATGGAAGAGGCCGAGTATTGCGACCGGCTGGCTTTGATCTATCGCGGCACCATGATCGCTTCCGGCTCAGCCGCAGCGCTGAAAAAACAGCACCATGACGGCTTACTGTTTCAGGTTGCCGTCGAGCGACCGCAACAATGGCTTGATGCCGTTACCGACCTGGATCAGGTCACTGATGTCGCGCTGTTCGGTGCCGGTCTCCACGTGACGGTGCGCGAAGCCCGCGAGGGCCAACAGCAGCTCGAAGCGTTGTTCCGTCGCCGGCAGGTGGCCGCCCAGGTTGCGGTTACCGAACCGAGTATGGAAGATGTGTTTATCCGCTTAATCGAACAGGCACGAGACGATGATTAA
- a CDS encoding ABC transporter permease, whose translation MINLQRLKAVVVKEFIHILRDWRSLALAIAIPVLLLALFAYALNMDLKQVPTAVIDRSMSPQSRELISQFDGSSYFSIEQSLHTLDEVESAMRQRHILVALVIERNFARHIEQGQTAQVQLIVDGSDANIGRLALGYAQTLGWLYSQQVLVERSRRLGSEVQVGRIEGHMRAWYNQGLVSTYNIVPGIVAIVMVVIASMLASVTVAREWETGTMEQLISTPIRRLELTLGKAIPLYFIGIVDVLIAAGLGQWLFDVPLRGQPALVLLVASLFLIGVLFYGLVLSIVLKKQVVANQIALISGFLPTLVLSGFVFTIANMPLPIRLLTHIFPARYFIAMLRSLYLKGVGLEMMLSNFVLLTVYAAIMVVIANRALKLRLN comes from the coding sequence ATGATTAATCTGCAGCGACTCAAGGCCGTGGTGGTCAAGGAATTTATCCATATCCTGCGTGACTGGCGCAGCCTGGCGCTGGCCATTGCCATCCCGGTGCTGTTGCTGGCATTGTTTGCCTACGCCTTGAATATGGATCTCAAACAGGTGCCGACGGCCGTCATTGATCGCTCCATGTCGCCGCAGAGCCGTGAATTGATCAGTCAGTTTGACGGCTCAAGTTATTTCTCGATCGAACAGTCGCTGCACACCCTCGACGAGGTTGAAAGTGCCATGCGCCAACGTCATATCCTGGTGGCTCTGGTGATCGAGCGCAACTTTGCCCGTCATATCGAACAGGGCCAAACCGCTCAGGTGCAGCTGATTGTCGACGGCAGCGATGCCAATATCGGCCGGTTGGCCCTTGGCTACGCCCAGACGTTGGGCTGGCTGTACAGTCAACAGGTGCTGGTGGAACGCAGTCGCCGTCTCGGCAGTGAGGTGCAGGTAGGCCGGATTGAAGGCCATATGCGCGCCTGGTATAACCAGGGACTGGTCAGTACCTACAATATCGTGCCCGGCATCGTCGCCATCGTCATGGTGGTCATTGCCTCGATGCTGGCCAGTGTCACCGTGGCCCGCGAGTGGGAAACCGGCACCATGGAACAGCTGATCAGTACGCCGATCCGTCGTCTTGAGTTGACGCTGGGCAAAGCCATTCCGCTCTACTTCATCGGCATCGTCGATGTGCTGATCGCCGCCGGTCTTGGCCAGTGGCTGTTTGATGTGCCGTTACGCGGCCAACCGGCACTGGTGCTGTTGGTCGCCTCACTGTTTCTCATCGGCGTGTTGTTTTACGGTCTGGTATTGAGCATTGTGCTGAAAAAACAGGTGGTGGCCAATCAAATTGCCCTGATCAGCGGGTTTTTGCCGACCCTGGTGTTGAGCGGTTTTGTCTTCACCATTGCCAATATGCCGCTGCCCATCCGTCTTCTGACCCACATTTTCCCGGCGCGTTATTTTATTGCCATGCTGCGCAGCCTTTATCTCAAAGGGGTGGGACTGGAGATGATGCTGAGTAACTTCGTCCTGTTGACCGTCTATGCCGCCATCATGGTGGTGATTGCCAATCGCGCCCTGAAACTGAGGTTGAACTGA
- a CDS encoding ABC transporter permease → MILKLKAMLVKELKQMLRDPKMRIVVLGFPLVQMLVFSFALTLDVKNIDLVIVDLDRSVVTRELTDDFIASGYFKVSAMVDSLTQARQLLDRGDARGILLFAAGTARDLEAGKNVAVQLIADGTMSNDAGILFNYASGVLQRYNRALTAHMEPSVELVPRNLFNVNLDSRNYYVPGLITLMILVTSTLLTSIAIVREKEIGTIEQVMVTPIGRFEFILGKTLPFFLTGYLTTTMMFILARLVFGITIKGSVVLLIFVIGLNILSYLGMALLISTISHTQQQALLTAFFIIMPCALLSGYLFR, encoded by the coding sequence ATGATTCTCAAGCTCAAGGCCATGCTGGTCAAGGAACTCAAGCAGATGTTGCGTGACCCGAAGATGCGCATTGTCGTGTTGGGATTTCCACTGGTGCAGATGCTGGTGTTTTCCTTCGCCCTGACCCTGGATGTCAAAAACATTGATCTGGTGATCGTTGATCTCGACCGCTCCGTCGTCACCCGCGAGCTGACCGACGATTTCATTGCCTCCGGTTATTTCAAGGTGTCTGCCATGGTGGATTCGTTGACGCAGGCGCGTCAGTTGCTCGACCGTGGTGACGCCCGGGGGATTCTGCTGTTTGCCGCCGGAACGGCGCGTGATCTGGAGGCCGGAAAAAACGTGGCCGTGCAGTTGATCGCCGACGGCACCATGAGCAACGATGCCGGGATCCTGTTCAATTACGCCAGTGGTGTGCTACAGCGCTACAATCGTGCCTTGACGGCGCATATGGAGCCGTCCGTTGAATTGGTGCCGCGCAACCTGTTCAATGTCAATCTCGACAGCCGCAACTACTATGTGCCGGGGCTGATCACCCTGATGATTCTGGTAACCAGTACGTTGCTGACCAGTATTGCCATTGTTCGCGAAAAGGAGATCGGTACCATTGAGCAGGTGATGGTCACACCCATTGGCCGTTTTGAGTTCATTCTCGGCAAGACCCTGCCGTTTTTCCTCACCGGCTATCTGACCACCACCATGATGTTCATCCTGGCACGGCTGGTGTTCGGCATTACCATTAAAGGCAGTGTGGTGCTGTTGATTTTCGTCATCGGGCTGAACATCCTTTCCTATCTGGGGATGGCGTTATTGATCAGCACCATTTCTCATACCCAGCAGCAGGCGCTGTTGACGGCCTTTTTCATCATAATGCCCTGTGCGTTGCTCAGTGGTTATCTGTTTCGGTGA
- a CDS encoding cytochrome c3 family protein has protein sequence MFRWMTIMTVLLLSMTACSSDEAPTQHAASLSKAIQEAPQPAEEPQTAAVEPESTAEKTSPHATLMPSSDCSVAEFMHSEVKKPTAEQATTSIVSVELQCPFGAVLFNHRAHVEMMSCDTCHTSTPPGKITKSKKEFHATCRGCHADNGAGPTKCRDCHNRE, from the coding sequence ATGTTTCGATGGATGACCATTATGACGGTTTTGCTGTTATCAATGACCGCCTGCAGCTCGGACGAAGCGCCGACGCAGCATGCGGCCTCCTTGAGCAAAGCCATTCAGGAAGCCCCGCAACCGGCAGAAGAACCTCAGACCGCAGCTGTTGAACCAGAGTCAACGGCGGAAAAAACATCCCCCCATGCGACTCTCATGCCTTCATCTGATTGCTCTGTCGCCGAGTTCATGCATTCCGAGGTGAAAAAGCCGACGGCCGAACAAGCAACGACGTCGATTGTTTCCGTCGAGCTGCAATGTCCGTTCGGGGCGGTTCTCTTCAATCACCGTGCTCATGTGGAGATGATGAGCTGTGACACCTGTCACACCAGCACCCCGCCCGGTAAAATCACAAAAAGCAAGAAGGAGTTTCACGCCACCTGCCGCGGCTGTCACGCTGACAATGGTGCCGGACCGACCAAATGTCGTGATTGCCACAACCGCGAATAA